From the genome of Neochlamydia sp. AcF84:
TTTTCAAAAAAATTATCTAGATAGAGTTTAAACAAGTAAGACAAAAATCTTATCAAAAGTTTACTTTAGTCCCTTCTTTTCCTCTCTTAAAGAGCTTGGCTTTATTTCAATTCGAGCAATCTGTTTATAGTAACAGTTAAAAGTTTAGCCAACATGATGTCATCTTCCATAGCGATATATTTTTTCCTTTCTATCTCTCCCCATATTGCATCAAAACTTCCTTTAAATTGTAAAGCTAAATATTCTCTGTTACCTACTGCTTGTATCTGCTCAATATTTATGTTAAGTGCTTGATAGATGGCATCTTGGCCGCTTTCTGCTGAAGCTTTGCTAGCTTGTATCTCTTCTTTCTGAGATTCTTCAGACTCTGCAGCAGCTACCGAAGAACTAGAGGCATGAGAAATAATCTCTGTGAGGGAGAGATCTTCTGTTTTATTGCTCGCTTGCGATTCCCCCTTATCAGCATCGGATGGTACAGAATCATTCAGCCATTCAGGAGGGACAGGTTGAGTCTGAATGTGCTCTTCTGTTTCAGTAAAAGTATTTAATGAAGGTGCATCCAGGATTATATAGGGAGTTTCTGGTTGTGATAAGCTTTCCCTCACCATTTGAATGCCCTCTTTGATAAAAACCTTTTCTGTTTCGGAAAAAGCATCACTGCCAAAAAGATGAGCCTTGCCTGCAATAACTATAATTTTGTCAGCAGAGCTTAAACTTTGCTGAATATTTTCTACCATTCCCCTATTACGCTCAAGAATCGGTTGTATTGTTATTTCTCTTATCATACTATAAAACGTATCTAAATAAATCTTTAAAGATGTTAAAAAGCTTAAGGAGGCTTCCTTTTGATTGATATGAGATTGAAGTTCTTGTAGATGAATCTTTAAGTCATCTAAATTGCTTTCTACACTTGAACGTAATGATGGATGGTTATTATCTTCTATCCATTCAGGTATCTGCGCAGATGTTAGATTCTTCAAAATATTTCCAATTTCTCTCCTGTTGCTTGTAGAAGAATCAGATAAATAGGCAATAAAGGCATGGCACAACTTTATATGAAGACGACTAACAACTTTATTATAGAAAGACTCTATTACTGCTTTTGAGGCATCTGTATCCCACGATGAGATGTAGATATGCTCCCGATAAGCACTAGGTAATGAGGCTATGTACTCTGCTCTTATGTTTATATCTCCTTCTACTAAAAGCTTAATCTTACCGTTATTTTCACTTAAATATTGAGAAGCTACCGCATTTACAAGCTTGCCTATCTGTTCCGTTGCTTGCCCATGAATTTCGCCAATCATGATGACTTTAGCCTCCATAACTTGAGCCGGGAGAGAATCTGAGGCCTGGCTTTCCTCCGAAAGATTACTTGCTACCGCAGTAAAATTGAGTAGGTGATTGGTTAAATGGTTTCTTGCATTGAAAGAAAGATCTGGTTCCATAATGTTATTCTCCTTGAATGATTATGAATTTAAAGCAGTACCTTTCTTGCAATTCCTGTGCCAAGATGGGAAAACCAACTTGTTTGTTACAAGCAAGAGAAAAAGATAGGGAAGGACGTAAAGATGCTGAGGGATAAATTGCTGAAATGTTAGCGAATTAAGCCACCCTCATAGCTCTAGTCTTAAGGTTGTCATGTTTAAAAAAAGCGATACGTTTATAAACAACTCTTAATTAGACTGATAAAAATCTTTAAGTGAACATAGGCAATCAATGAAATAGGAAAAGAAAAATCTTTTTTTCTAGCCTATTTTTTCTTAGTGATTTTTTTAGACCGTCGAATGATAAAAATACGGAAATTAAATTTAAGGAATGTTTTTTATGTTTTTGAAAGTCAGCAACTTAATATTTAAGTAGGGAATGCATGATCTAGTATTAAAGAAAAATAATTTTGGAGTTAAAAATTATAAGAAAAGAAGCAAAAACTTGTGCCATTAGAAAGCCCGTTTGACCTATTACCTCATCCCCCCTCCAACTCTTTAAAAACAGATCTAGATACTTAAGAATTAAGCTATAGAGGAAGAAATTAGATCATGAAGGTACCCGGCAATCCAGCCCCTAACAACTTTATAATAATTTTTTAAAGAGAGCGTTTGCCTTATATTCCCATTGCTTTTTTGCTGGCAAATGGCACTATTGATTTAAGTTGAAGATAAACGAAAGAACGCTACCAGCATTCCTGGCCTGTCAATTAAAACAATAAGAAGGTAATAGCTTAATAAGATAAAGCAAAAAGGTTGAGAAGCATGAAGGGCATATTTGTGTAGACACTTTAAAGGTATCTATAAACACACCATTTGAGAGCTGACACTAAAAAAGGATGCCGAAAGTTTAATAGCACTGGTAGAAAAATGCTTAGGCCTATTTTCGGTCTTTACAAAGATCTGCGGGGATATAAATTTGTAGCTTGTAGGCAGTTTTACGTTAAGCTAAGACCTCGCTTGCATAGCGTTTTAAGCCCTGATCTATAATCTCTCCCATTTCTATTTTAGAAGGGTCTACAAAGGAGGGTAAAGCAAAATCTTCTCCACAAACCTCTAACAACCCTAAAGATTCTGCTAATTCATAATCTTCTGCCATGACTGCTTTCACTAATAGCATAGTGGGTATAGCTAAAGGTTGAACTTGGTCATAAAGGGTAGAATCAATGAAGGCGCGCTGCTCGCCGTGTTGATTGGTTGTAAAGCTATAGTCTTTCTTAAATCTAGCTAAATGCCCGGAAAGATAGCCTTTGCTAAAAGAATATTTATTTATCCCTAACCTGAAGAAATGAAGAAACTCTCGTGAGTTATTTTCAGGAAATACACAGCAGGTATAATCTTCACTGCCTAAAAAATCGGTTTCTTCTACCTTGCGTCCTGTTAAAGGATCTCCTGAAATCAAACGTTGGCAACCTGGTTGTAGGCGCCCGACTAACAAAGAAGCGATGGGATAGCCTGTTTGCACTTTAAAGTAGCCTGTGCAGCCAGGTAGAATACCGGGACCAGCTATGCTGATGACACGTTTAACATGATAATGACCATGGGCTAAAAAATATCCTAAAGCTACCACCTGCTGAGCATTAACTACCCATACAATATCATCAGCCCTTTTAATAGGGTCTAACGCTTGGATATGCACCGACACATTGCCAATAGGGTGAGGTCCTTCAGCCGTATGTTGCTGAACATTTTGTGCTTCTATAAAAGCTTTACATGTAGAGCCTGCGCGATAAATTAAATGGACCGTGCCTGTAGTTAACTTTGCAAGGGCATTTAAGCCTAGCTGAAATTCATTTTCATAGCCTTGCACTTGCATTTCTGCCGGCGGATTATAAGGAGCTGATTCAATCGCTTTGACAAAAATAGAGCGTGGAGCCTTAAGAGGATCGGCTAAATTATTAAAAGGCCTAACACGAATATTAGAAAAAAAACCTTTCTCTTTCATTAACTCTATAAGGTTTTCTTTAGACATTCCTTCAAGAGGTTTAGCAGGACGCTCGGCAAAAGGCTCGTCTTCACTTACAGTAATTATAATCTCTTGTAAGCTCCTTTTATACCCCCGTCTTATTTCTTTAATAACTCCTGAAGCAGGGGCAACAAACATTCTCCCAGGGCATCCCTTATCTTCTACAAGAGGCTGTCCTATCTTGACAGCTTCGTCTTGTTTAATAAGAAGCTTAAATTTCAGGTCAGCAAAAGGCTTTAAATCAAGAGAAACTGTAGAGGGAGCATTCAAAGAAATTACTTGGCTTGTAGAGGATAAAGAATGCGCATGCTCGTTAGGTTTCCCACTTAGAGGGATATCTAAGCCTTTTGTTATTTTTATATATGCCATGAATGAGTGCCTCAAATAAATATAGCAATTTAATGGAAAATTACTGAAAAGAATAGTTTTTAGCAAGCATTCAAGGAAGCTTAAGAGAATTTCTTAAGGTTAAACACAACTTTATCTCTTGTCACACTCACCTTATTGATCCCTTATTTGCTCTTTACTTTTGATTTAAAAGCAAAAACCTACATGCAGATCCTTACTCTCTTTAATAAACATTCAACGAACTTTAGCCAGTTGCGGAAAAGGAAAAAACCTAAAAAACTCATAAAAAATTTTCCTTTTTGAAAGTTAAATCATGAGTTATAGGTTTAGTAAGTAAGGTGTAGGCTAAAAAATCTAAGCGTTGCTAGGGCTAAAAAGATATTTTACAATGACCGCTAATATAGCTCCTACAAAAATTCCTGGAGCAGAAATAAACAGGGCTATAGTTACCACTCCTAGCACAATTCCCCTCACGATTCCTTGCTCATCAATAAACTCATTAAAGTGGCTAAAAAAATCTTGAATTTCTATGGAGTAATAAAGCCCTGAAATGATCCCTATCAGCATTCCTCCTGAAAATTGCTCAAAGAACAAAAGAATAATGCCTAAAATCATAATAATATAAGCAATGGAATCTTTTGTGTTAGTCTTAGCAAAATCGATCAAACCATGGATTTTCTTCTCTCCGTTCTTAAGATGCTCTGCCTCTACTTCACGGATACTCTCTTGCGATGGATCTTTATTCTCTTCATCAGCGTTCATTTTAACCCCCTTATTCGGTAGTATTATTACTTGCTTGTCAATATAGACCAGCTTTCAGGTAATATTCAATAAAATTATTGACAAAAGAACATGAAATCATAGTTTGCAGCTAAGAAAAATAAAATTTATTGCTTGTAACCCCTTGAAGGCAAATCACTAACAATTTGAGCATTTATTTCTTACTTTCCTAAGGTAGGATGGATAACAAATGTGAGATTAACTTTTATTCATTAAAATTTAATGGAAGACTTCATCTTTATTACCTCAGCCCTCTGCTATTTAAATTTTTCTTATTTTTACACCCTGTCTACAAACAGGTTATTTTTTTAAAGGGCTCAAGGTGTAGCCATAAGTGCTTTGTCGCTATACTCTGCCACTTTTTTTAGCCTGTCTTGCTCTTTTGCGGATTTGTCCTAGGTTACTATAATCTATTGCTACCAAAGGATGATTATCACCCAATAACTTGAGTTTAACGGCTAAGGATTTCTTAGTATAATAAGTTGCCTTTTCCATATTTCCCTGTTGATAATAAATGCCCCCTAAAATGTTATAATTTTTCGCGACACTAAAATGATTTTCATCAAAAAGCTTAAGGTTAATAACTAAAGATTTTTTAGCATACTTAGCTGCCTTGCCTAAATAGCCTTGGGCTTGGTAGATTACTCCTAAGTTAAGGTAACAAATTGCCGTCTGGAGGTGATTTTCCCCGATAAGATTAAGGCTAATGATAAGAGCTTTGTGGCTATATTTTACTGCCTTATCTAATTTGCTTTGGGCATGGTAGAGCTGTGCTAAGTTATTGTAACAAGTTACTAAATGGAGATGATTTTCACCCCATAGCTTAAGGTTAATGCTTAGAGATTTCTTAATGTACTCAGCTGCCTTGTCTAATTTACCCTGCTCTTTGTAGATTGCTCCTAAGTTGCTGTTATCCCTTACTACCAAGAGATGATTTTTACCAAATAGCTTAAGGTTAATAGCAAGAGATTTCTTGATATAGTTCGCTGCTTGCTTTAAATCATGTTGCTCTCGGTAAATTTGTCCCAAATTGGCGTAATCTGCAGCCACAATAGAATGATTTTCACTAAAAAGTTTGAGGTTAATGGCGAGAGCTTTTTTGACATAATAAATTGTATCCTCGATATTTCCTTGTTGATAATGAATAGTTCCTAAAATGTTATAATTTTTCGCAATACTAGGATGGTTTTCACCAAACAGCTTAAGGTTAATAGCTAAAGATTTTCTGGTATTTTCAGCTGCCTTGTCTAATTCACCTTGCTTTTTATAGAGTGCTCCTAAGTTAATGTAACAAATTGCCACCTTGGGATGATTCTCTCCATAAAGCTTAAGGGTAATCGCAACTGCTTTGTTGATGTAATCTGCGGCCTTTTCCAGATTGCCTTGCTCTGTGTGGATTAATGCTAGATTGTTGTAACGAGTTGCCATCTTGGGATGATTCTCTCCATAAAGCTTAAGGGTAATGGCAAGCGCTTTTTTGCTGTACTCTACTCCCTTGTCTAAATTGCCTTGCTCTGTGTGGATTAATGCTAGATTGTTGTAACGAGTTGCCACCTTGGGATGATTTTCTCCATAAAGCTTAAGGGTAATGGCAAGCGCTTTATTGATATAGTCTGCAGCCTTTTCTAAATTGCCTTGGGCTTTGTAAATTGCTCCCAAATTGTTGTAACCAATTGCGACCTTGGGATGATTTTCTCCATAAAGCTTAAGGGTAATGGCAAACGCTTTGTTGATATAATCTACAGACTTTTCTAAATTACCTTGTTCTTGGTAGACTTGTCCTAGGTTGTTGTAACAACTAGCCACTACGAGATGATTTTCTCCATAAAGCTTAAGGGTAATGACAAGAGCCTTGTTGAGATAAGCTGCCGCTTTTTCTAAATCGCCTTGTTCTCGGTAGACTTCTCCTAGGTTGTTGTAACAACTAGCCATCTTGGGATGATTTTCTCCATAAAGCTTAAGGGTAATGGCAAGCGCTTTAGTGCTGTAATCTGCTCCCTTGTCAAAATTGCCTTGCTCTGTGTGGATTAATGCTAGATTGTTATAACGAATTGCCACATTGGGATGATTTTCACCAAAAAGCCTACGGTCAATAGCAAGTGCTTTACTATTATATTCTGCCGCCTTTTCTAAATTACCTTGATCGTAATGAAGTGCTCCTTGGCTGTTGTAATCTCTTGCCACCCTAGGATGGTTTTTACCAAAAACCTTACGGTCAATAGCAAGCGCTTTAGTGCTATACTCAGCCGCTTTATCTAATTTGCCTTGGTCTTGGTAGATTGCTCCTAGGGTGCTATAATCTCTTGCCACCCTAGGATGGTTTTCACCAAAAAGCTTAAGACTAATGATAAGCGCTTTGTTGATGTAATCCGCAGCCTTTTCTAAATTGCCTAGGTCTTGGTAGATTTCCCCTAAGTTGTGGTAATCTCTTGCCACCGTATGATGGTTTTCACCAAATAACTTAAGGTCGATGGTAAGGGCTTTATTGATATAATCTGCAGCCTTTTCTAAATTGCCTTGGCCTTGATAAATCCCCCCTAGGTTGTGGTAATCTCTTGCCACTGTATAATGGTTTTTACCAAAAAACTTAAGGTCGATTCCAAGCGCTTGGTTGATATAATCCACCGCCTTTTCTAATTTGCCTTGGTCTTGGTAGATTTCCCCTAAAGTGAGGTAATCTCTTGCTACCGCAAAATGATTTTCACCAAAAACTTTCAGGTCAATAGCAAGGGCTTTGTTGATATAATCCGCAGCCTTGTCTAAATAGCCTTGGTCTTGGTAGATTTCTCCTAGGGTGTGGTAATCTCTTGCCACCGTAAAATGATTTTCGCCAAAAAGCTTAAGATCAATAGCAAGTGCTTTGCTACTATACTCTGTCGCCTTGCCTAAATTGCCTTGGCCTTGGTAGATAAGCCCTAGGTTATTGTAATCTCTTGCCACTCCAGGATGATTTTCTCCCCAAAGTTTCAGGTCAATAGTAAGCGCTTTGCTGATATAGTTTAATGCCTTATCTAAGCTGCCTTGTTCGTAGTAAATGCTTCCTAGAGCATTTAAAACCTCCGAGTTTTGTGAATTTGTTTTTTTTGCTAGAAGGTAATACTTTTTTGCTTTTTTATGTTGAAATAACCTTCGAAGTATATCCCCTTCTGCCATTGGAGAGGTATCTTTTAAAGCAGAAGATTTAAGTTTTTCTTCATTGCCTGCTAGAAACTCTTTAATAGCTTGATAGAAAGAAATAAAGATGCGGTAAATTTTTCTTATCTTTTTTAAAGCTCCATGATCCAAAGCAAACTGCTTTTCAACAAGATCTTGATCCTCAAAATCAAAGGGCTTAAGGAGAGGATTCATCACCTCTTTTTGCGCCTGATAATGAGAATAAGTTTTAAGACGCATGAATAAGACTAAGCTTATCCAATCTTTTAATCTTTCAGCGGAACCTTTCGTTATAATCTTTAACTCGCTTAGATTATCAATCCTAGTAAAAGTGTCGGAAGCTGCTACTTTTTTAAGAAGAGACAGGCGGTCAAAGGCTAAATGAGGAAACCGATAAAAATCATTTTTAACTTGAAAAAGCATGCCATGTCTGTCTAAATCACCCATTCCTGGATTAAAAGCTATCATATCACCTAACACAAGGTGCTGCTTAGCTAAATACTGGCGCAGATCAAGGTTATCTTGATAATACGTATTCGTATTAAGGATTTCTTGAATTTTTTCATTATAAGCTTTAGTTAATTGAAGATTGCCTAGCAAATGAGTAAAGGTTAGCAGTTCCATAGGAAGATGGGGCTCTTTTTCATGCCACCATTTACCATTTTTATCTTGAGCGATATATTGAGCCATCTTTTCAGGAGTTTGGATAAGTTCAAACGTCTTACCATTTCCTAAAGGAGTTTTACAGCCTTTCCCTTCTACCCCTGCTCCATCGAAAGCAAAGCCTCTTGGCGTAATGCCGTCAAAAAAACCTATGGCTTTTAAGCAAGGAATATTTAAAGCAGGAAGAATAGTTTCTCCTAAGTTGATCACTTGCAAGTGAAGTAGATTTGTCAGATTCTTAAAATACTTCTTATTTACAAGAGTATCTTCTTGTATAAGAAGGCCAAATTCTAGATCGGAATAAGGAGTCATCTCTTCCCTAGCTAGAGAACCGAAGCCTATCATGGCATATTCACAAGGTGCAGGTCCTAGGACATCAATCGCCTGATTGACTAGAAAGCTAAAAAAGCCTTTTATACGCCGCACAACTTCCTGATAAAGCTCTCTTACTTGTTGAGGAGAAGGATTCTCTGGCAGAATTTGTATTTTCTTCTCTATTTCTTCTCTAAAATTTTTCAAGGTGTTACGATTACTTTCAAATTGTCCTCTGTTTACCGCAGGATCGCAAGGTTTACCTTCACATTGTTTAGCAAGTAAATTTTGAGCTTGGGAAAGCCTATTTTTGATAATTTCTTGCCTTTCTCGAGGAGCTAGCCGTAGGGCATAATTGTAAAGCCCTGCTGCTTGTAAAAGAGTTTCTGACATTTCTTTTCTTAAGTAAATATCCCCTAATTTTTCAATGCAAAAGC
Proteins encoded in this window:
- a CDS encoding Na(+)-translocating NADH-quinone reductase subunit A; translation: MAYIKITKGLDIPLSGKPNEHAHSLSSTSQVISLNAPSTVSLDLKPFADLKFKLLIKQDEAVKIGQPLVEDKGCPGRMFVAPASGVIKEIRRGYKRSLQEIIITVSEDEPFAERPAKPLEGMSKENLIELMKEKGFFSNIRVRPFNNLADPLKAPRSIFVKAIESAPYNPPAEMQVQGYENEFQLGLNALAKLTTGTVHLIYRAGSTCKAFIEAQNVQQHTAEGPHPIGNVSVHIQALDPIKRADDIVWVVNAQQVVALGYFLAHGHYHVKRVISIAGPGILPGCTGYFKVQTGYPIASLLVGRLQPGCQRLISGDPLTGRKVEETDFLGSEDYTCCVFPENNSREFLHFFRLGINKYSFSKGYLSGHLARFKKDYSFTTNQHGEQRAFIDSTLYDQVQPLAIPTMLLVKAVMAEDYELAESLGLLEVCGEDFALPSFVDPSKIEMGEIIDQGLKRYASEVLA
- a CDS encoding tetratricopeptide repeat protein, encoding MNLENLPSHPFIFPAFKEIEKREQHRKLGPYTEISLEIFEKLGRKDIYQASLVCKEWKRLVEQTNLWKKLYSASFEVDSQEEKQASNDKEYLLKLSSCPWNKAQIAKFLWQDSTTIISDSIQAKVKAAAAYLQEEGFELKGVASDGDCFFSAFLGSYACLSRKIPLLEEWEDKIFYLRQVLSELIKHIDNERAEEIKRKAAWISGLGEGDRLALALSIPIRLITVNEEQLRCGIHDRVIFSGQGLGLLEENRSQEWKTILQQERPKEFIFIVDLGGHFVYAQKHLKQASTLFSNLRNFSNIPLSNFKSKNEFKKNLASLEIDDLLSEEKIKELELFYTQALKIAIHEQDLIQESFCIEKLGDIYLRKEMSETLLQAAGLYNYALRLAPRERQEIIKNRLSQAQNLLAKQCEGKPCDPAVNRGQFESNRNTLKNFREEIEKKIQILPENPSPQQVRELYQEVVRRIKGFFSFLVNQAIDVLGPAPCEYAMIGFGSLAREEMTPYSDLEFGLLIQEDTLVNKKYFKNLTNLLHLQVINLGETILPALNIPCLKAIGFFDGITPRGFAFDGAGVEGKGCKTPLGNGKTFELIQTPEKMAQYIAQDKNGKWWHEKEPHLPMELLTFTHLLGNLQLTKAYNEKIQEILNTNTYYQDNLDLRQYLAKQHLVLGDMIAFNPGMGDLDRHGMLFQVKNDFYRFPHLAFDRLSLLKKVAASDTFTRIDNLSELKIITKGSAERLKDWISLVLFMRLKTYSHYQAQKEVMNPLLKPFDFEDQDLVEKQFALDHGALKKIRKIYRIFISFYQAIKEFLAGNEEKLKSSALKDTSPMAEGDILRRLFQHKKAKKYYLLAKKTNSQNSEVLNALGSIYYEQGSLDKALNYISKALTIDLKLWGENHPGVARDYNNLGLIYQGQGNLGKATEYSSKALAIDLKLFGENHFTVARDYHTLGEIYQDQGYLDKAADYINKALAIDLKVFGENHFAVARDYLTLGEIYQDQGKLEKAVDYINQALGIDLKFFGKNHYTVARDYHNLGGIYQGQGNLEKAADYINKALTIDLKLFGENHHTVARDYHNLGEIYQDLGNLEKAADYINKALIISLKLFGENHPRVARDYSTLGAIYQDQGKLDKAAEYSTKALAIDRKVFGKNHPRVARDYNSQGALHYDQGNLEKAAEYNSKALAIDRRLFGENHPNVAIRYNNLALIHTEQGNFDKGADYSTKALAITLKLYGENHPKMASCYNNLGEVYREQGDLEKAAAYLNKALVITLKLYGENHLVVASCYNNLGQVYQEQGNLEKSVDYINKAFAITLKLYGENHPKVAIGYNNLGAIYKAQGNLEKAADYINKALAITLKLYGENHPKVATRYNNLALIHTEQGNLDKGVEYSKKALAITLKLYGENHPKMATRYNNLALIHTEQGNLEKAADYINKAVAITLKLYGENHPKVAICYINLGALYKKQGELDKAAENTRKSLAINLKLFGENHPSIAKNYNILGTIHYQQGNIEDTIYYVKKALAINLKLFSENHSIVAADYANLGQIYREQHDLKQAANYIKKSLAINLKLFGKNHLLVVRDNSNLGAIYKEQGKLDKAAEYIKKSLSINLKLWGENHLHLVTCYNNLAQLYHAQSKLDKAVKYSHKALIISLNLIGENHLQTAICYLNLGVIYQAQGYLGKAAKYAKKSLVINLKLFDENHFSVAKNYNILGGIYYQQGNMEKATYYTKKSLAVKLKLLGDNHPLVAIDYSNLGQIRKRARQAKKSGRV